The following is a genomic window from Niabella soli DSM 19437.
GGTAGTTTCATGATAGATCATGTCGGCGCCTTTTATATCCGGGATAAAGGATTCATCATATTTGGTATCGGCGCAAAAGGCATAGGTTTTCCCTTTCGGCGCTTCAAAGGTGAGGATCTCGTTTTTGATCAACGTTCCATCAGGCGCTGTGTAATCTTTACCCATCTGTAAATTCTCGAACCAACTGTAATGAATGTTGTGCTCTTTTACCGCATCGGGATTAATGCGGCGGGGTCTTTTCTTTTCCCGGAAAACGAACCCGAAACATTCTATGCGATGGTCCGTTTTAAAACAACTGACTTCCACCTCGCCAACCGTCAGCAAATACCCGGGTTGCTGAATGGCGTGAAAATGTAAGGGGTAGGACAGTTGGGTATCTGCCGCGGCAAACTGTAGTTGCAGTATTTGTTGCAAAGCCGGTGGCGCCACTACATGTAAATCCTGGTACCTACCCAGGAGGGCGAAAGAATTAAGCAGCCCCACCAACCCAAAATAGTGATCACCGTGCAGGTGCGAAATAAAGATGTGTGATATTTTACTGCGGCGTATTTTGTAATTGATCAATTGTATCTGGGTACCTTCGCCACAATCGATCAGGAATTTACGGTTGGGCATTGTTAACACCTGGCTGGTCGGATGCCGGTCGAACGCGGGTACCGCTGAATTATTTCCGAGTATGGTAACGCCAAACATTTTTAAACCTTTTTGGTTTTTATTTGTTTAATCATCCGTGTC
Proteins encoded in this region:
- a CDS encoding ribonuclease Z, translating into MFGVTILGNNSAVPAFDRHPTSQVLTMPNRKFLIDCGEGTQIQLINYKIRRSKISHIFISHLHGDHYFGLVGLLNSFALLGRYQDLHVVAPPALQQILQLQFAAADTQLSYPLHFHAIQQPGYLLTVGEVEVSCFKTDHRIECFGFVFREKKRPRRINPDAVKEHNIHYSWFENLQMGKDYTAPDGTLIKNEILTFEAPKGKTYAFCADTKYDESFIPDIKGADMIYHETTYLENFKDQAIKRFHSTSKQAAAIAKKAGVKKLLIGHFSSRYDELNEFEKEAREIFPNTELALEGVCYMLP